The Hypanus sabinus isolate sHypSab1 chromosome 31, sHypSab1.hap1, whole genome shotgun sequence genome window below encodes:
- the LOC132383885 gene encoding histone H2B-like, with product MPDAPKPAPKKGAKKALSKPASKTGKKRKRSRKETYAIYIYKVMKQVHPDTGISSKAMSIMNSFVNDIFERIAGEASRLAHYNKRSTISSWEIQTAVRLLLLGELAKHAVSEGTKAVTKYTSSK from the coding sequence ATGCCTGATGCACCGAAACCCGCTCCCAAGAAGGGCGCCAAGAAAGCTCTGTCCAAACCGGCGAGCAAGACTGGCAAGAAGCGCAAGAGGTCGAGGAAGGAGACTTACGCCATCTACATCtacaaagtgatgaagcaggttcaccccgacaccggcatctcctccaaggccatgagCATCATGAATTCATTCGTGAACGATATCTTCGAGCGCATCGCGGGTGAGGCTTCCCGCCTGGCTCACTACAACAagcggtccaccatcagctcctgggagatccagaccgccgtgcgcctgctgctgctcggggagctggccaagcacgccgtgtccgaagggacaaaggcggtgaccaagtacaccagctccaaGTGA